The genomic window ATTTTAGAGAGACTGGCTATGTTGTAGACCTTCTCAATGAATTGAAAAAGATTTACGACAAATACTCGCATAATGTTTATGGAAGAATAATAAGTGAAGAAGATTCTAAATTAATTCACACATATAATTGTTTTCCAAAAGCTATTGTAGACAAACTTCAAGATGATGGAAATTTCTTTGTTGAATCACTATTTGAAGATGAATTATCAGAGAAATCATATTACAGAAAATATCAATGGTTTATGGAGTTTCATAAACTATACAGAAGCCACATTCTAAATATTGAAGACTAACTAAAATATCTTTTTATGGACCTTTACGCCATAACTGATGTCTTTTGTAATCAAATTATATTGAGCGCCAACACCAAACCCAAAGTCGCCTTTATTGATATAGTTAATTGAAGCCTCTACGCTTTCAATACCTCGAATAGGGCTTAAATTTACACCAGGAGAAAGATAGAACCCTGAGCCATACTTAACAATCTTTTTTTCAATAGTATTGGTAATAGTTTTTACATCAACTTCTGCAGTAACCTTATTTTGATATACGGTGCCATCTGAAAGTATCTCGCTATAAATCTTAGCATTCTCCAAATGAGTAGTGTCTTGATACTTATTTAAGTTTTTAACCAAATCTTCATCTCCTTTAGGAATGGGAGTATCTTTATAAACCGGAACTACTCGATCTTTGTAAATTATAGTAGGCTGTTGAATAGGCTGTTGTAATTGCAACTTATTATTAATAGCTTCTTCTACTACTTTTTTTATATCAATAGTAGTAGTTTCTTTTTCAGTTACGACCTCTCTTTCAGGTTTTAATAAAAACTGATATGTGCCAAATAAAATCAATGCAATAAGAGCGATATCCTTAACATCGATACTAAATTTCCTGTTTAGATTATTCACGACTAGAACTGATTTTGCAAAGCCTGTATGTAGGTCTTTGGCGTTTGTACACTTTTAATCACACTAACTGGTTTGCCGTCTTTGAAAATAACAAAAGTAGGTACCGTTTTAAAGCTCAATTCTTTGCTCAATTCATTTACAGGATAAACATCTGCAGCTGCTGAAAAATATACTATAGGTATATTAGGTAACTTTTGCTCAACTTTTGGCATTAAGGCTTTTACTTCATCACATCTGCTACAAGGTGTAGGATTTGTAAAAAGTATAGCACATACTTTATTCTTTAAAAGTTTCGGGTAATCTGATTGCTTTAATTCTTTCATCTTATTTAGGTTTAAAATTCTTTTAATAATGCATAATCAACAAGCTTATTCCGTTTCCAAACAGCATTAACCATTTGACGATAATCGCCCATTCTATTCCATACTTGACACGCAAAAGACCATCCATTTATAAAGTCTTTTTTTGCTACGCTATAAGGGTTGTAATCAACTCCGTGCATATTTGCATAGATGATTTCAAAGTGTAATTCTCCTTGCTCTTCTGAAAATTTGTCTTTATCGGAATCTCTATAATAATAGATTGGCTTGTTTTGGCGTAAAGCTCTCATTCTGCCTTTATGATAACCACGTTTAAATAGGTTAGGATAGAATACATCTGTTTTCCAAATAGCAGCACCAGGAAGATTGTATTGGTCATAAAAATATAATGCCGTTTTTCCTGCATTGGTAGTTCCAGAACTTACTTGTTTGAAATCAAGACCATCAAAGACATAGAATTTATCATCAAACACATTAAAGGCATCTTCTTGGGATTGCACGCCAATTATTAGATACTTTCCTCTATTTGGGATTGTACCACCTATACGTTCAACTTGTTCAAGAAGCTGATTGTCTGTATATGATTTAATATTGGTCTTCATCTTCCTTTTCTTTTTTATCCATATCTACACCATAGCGCTTTTCTAAATAACCTTTCATTGCAACATCAATCCAATTAGGAACATTTGTTGTAATCATCTTTAGAAATTTATCATAGCCATAACCAAGAACAAATAGAATTCCCATCGAATACCATTCGTTATGGAGTTTTGCTCGATGTAAAGCGTAACTTATAGTAAGTCCAACGATTACTACAATTAGCAAGGTTACAAGGTGTTCCCATGGACGTTTTTTCTCTTTGTTCTGAATAGATATCAGAACACGTAATAAGCCACCTGCAAAAGCTACAGCAGTACCTATTAGTAAAAATTTAATATTTTCTAAATTCATTCTCATTTAATTTATTTAGGTAAAACTTTTCAGCAGCTTTTATAAATAATGGAGCTACGAGTTGAATTATTCCGCTAATGAGCATAATTGTTACCCACATTATATTTACTCCATCAATAAGCTTTTCTTTATTCCATACATCAATAATGTATTTTATGTTTCCAATGTTCTCGAATACGAGTCCAAAAACAATGAATTGACAAAACACTTTTGTAAACACATAAGGAGATTTAATGACAGCTCTACGTAAGTGTATAATGAATGATAAAACTGTAATTGCACAAGGAATCATATAAAGGTATGAGTGCCTTTTTATTGATAAATCGTTATCTATTATAAGCTGCGCTATGGTGCTGAAAAAATCATCCATTAGAAAAACAGTTTTATCAGATTGTTTACATCAACTCTAAACAATACAATCAAAATGATTATAATAACTACAGCAACCCATTTAAGCTCTCTTTTCCAGTTAACCTTATAGTCTTTAAGAAATAATTCTTTTAGATTTTGCATTTCTTTTTTATCATCTATGCTCATTTTTCTATTCTTAATTATATAAGCATATGGAACGAATAATGGAATTTTAAGTAGCAACAAATAGAATCGTTTACCAGTTTCAATAGAACTCTTTTTGTGAGCTTCCATTTCCTTTTTGATAATCAAATCTGCGATGTACTGGTGTTTGAAGTTTCCTGCCACATTTAAAGCGACATACAAAACATCATGTAGCATAGCTTCAGGTTCAAGCCCATGAAAAGCTAAATCTTCGGTCATCGTGGCACCATCATAACTATCTGGATTCTGAACACAATAATCGTAAGCCCATAAATACACATCAATTATTGATTGAGGTCTATTGTATAATTTTAAATAATTAATTAGCCATTTTCTATGTTCAGATAGAAAACTTATGTCTTTATGAAAAAAGTTATTTACACTCATTATCAAGCACCTTAATATGTTCAGATGCTAATTTCTAAATTAAATGAGTGCTTTAATTATGGAATTGCTTGATAAATCCGTAGGTTCTCTTCTTTATCTAATGAAGTTATAAAACTTGCGTTTTTTGAGATAATTCAGATCCTTTTCAAATGAGTATGCTTCTCTTTCAAAAATGATATTTCTATATGCAGTTTTCCAGTTTCTATATTTCGCATATTTTACTATGAAATCAATTAGGTACCATAAGTAAAAGAAAATAAGAAGCAATTCTAATTGCTGTCTTAAATGTATTCTTTCGTGGTTTAATCTAACAGGATTGATATATTCCTTCTTTTTGAAAAATATAAAAGGAAATATAGCCATTGCTGCATACCCTTTTCTAACTATAAATTTACTTACTATTATCATCTTACTAATTTTTGACCACACCAATACGAACCATCATAGACAAAGAACCAACAATCTCCATCTGCAATACCTACACTACTTACCTGTGTGTGAGTTAAAATATTTACTCCATTTGCATGAACAGTTACACCTCCATTAATGCGCTTTACATAAATCATTCTACCAATATGTCTACTAGATGTAGGTAAATAAACATTTGTAGTTCCGTTATAGTAGCAAGAAATATAATCTTCTGTGCCACTTATTGTATGACTAGACCCTGTTACTGTTTTTACATTTAGGAATAGTCCATAGGTTTTTAATCCAAAGAATAATCCGCCATAAGCTGGAGCAGGGTCACTTGCTGAATTTGAAGCCCTACCTACAACACCTGCTATTGCATTATTACCGCCATAAGCTGATCTATTTAATTTACCAAAACCAAGTCCAACGACAGCTCCTTTTATTTCAACTCCTGAACTAGCAGGTAAAGCTTGAGTTCCTGCAAAATTGGCAAATACACCTTCGCTATCTACATAAGAAACACCTGAATTTTGATAAGAATCGCCTGTATGTCTAGCCTCTAATCGACCTTGAGTACTATCGAGTTTTAAAGTATGCTCGTAAGTTCTTGTGCCTCCTGAATTTGTATAAGTAGTCATTGGCGAAACAAGTGTTAACTTTCCGTTAGCACCATCAAATTGAGCTCTTGGAGTTCCATTATACTCGTTTTGTGAGGTAATCTTACCGTCTTTAATAATCCAATCAGCAATGTTGGCGTTTTCTGCCAATAATAAGTTTGTGGCTACACTTTCAAATTGAGCACCAAACGTTTCCCAGTTTGCATCAGACCATGCTAAGGCTACTCCATTAGTTCCATTGTATAAATAATAAACATCATTATATTTTACTACATCTCTACGAATATCATTGTTATAGTATAAAGTACTTTGATTAAATACACCTCGATAAACTATTCCTGGTCCATCATTTCCGTCTTGACCATTAGCACCATCTTGACCATCCTGTCCGTCTTCGCCATTATCTCCATTATTACCTGATATTCTAACAGGAGTAGACCAACTTTCTAAAAGATTTCCGTCGGCATCTTTTAATGCTTTTGACATCCACAAAGGATCTGTTCCTTCAGATGGTGCATCAAACCATCCAACAGGATTATTTCCAGTTAGAGTATAGATGTTGTTTATAAAACTTACGGCTATAAAACCATCTTCTACAAAGTTTACAGGATAACGCCTAAAAACATAATCAATATAGTTGCCAGTCGTTCCTGCAGAACCATCAGAACCATCTTCTCCAACAATTTGTATAGCTGCTGACCATGAGCCACTACCAACTCTTTGGCGCATATAAATATCAGTAGCCTGAAAAGGTGGGTTATGCCAATTGGTACCATCAATAGAATATTGAATTGCAATACTATCTCCTGATGCTCCTGCTTCTGCAGAAACATCCCAGTAATCTGTATTTGTAGGTGCTTTGCCTACTTGTGGCGTTTCACTAGAAAATATATAAGTGCTTCCATTGTAGCTCACTTGGTCGCCTAAATAATAATATTCAGCAGGGTCGTATTCTCCACGATAAACTGCAATAGGAAATACATCTCCTGCAGGGCTTTGAACTAAACCACCTCGAATAGTTAATTTGTCAGGATTAGTTACATTCCAATCCATACCAACTTGACTATTACCTATTTTTAATTGATTAGAATCTAAATCAAAATAGTTTAAGCCATCTATCGATTGAACTCGACCAGTTGTTATGAATTTTCCATTTATTGTAGTCTGACCATAAGTCAAACTAATTCCTCTAACATCATCTACAACGGAATGAACTACACCTATTAAAAAGTAGTAATAATCAGATTCTTCTGTATTGTATTGGGTAGTTGAAATTTCAAACAGTCCATTATTACCATCTTTTACACATTTAGCATAAATATAATAGTGAGTTTCCGGAGTATCTAATACAACTATATTTCCTGTAAGATTCCATTCTTTCACACTATCATCATTAATAGTAAAATGAACTAATGTACCATTGCCACATCTAACCTTATTTGGATTGCTTTCATAATTTGCTTCAATAAGAAGATTACGAATTATAAATTGTTGACCTTTTGAGCCAACTGTGAGCATACTGGTTTCGATGCTTAAAGGTCTTATGTTGTCTGTATCAAAATAGCCGTCAGGGTCAAACAAAGAATCTCTTAACTCGTCAATGTTTCGCAGATTTCTACGAATTTGATTATACTGTACGGTTCTATCAAAACGCTCTATTGCTATTGAATTTTGTAATTCTAACTGATTAGAAAGCACTCTAGTAATGTAGCCAACTGAAACTTTATCACCAACCTTCATAGAATATAGGTAAGGGTTAGCAATGCTTTGCGTAAAACTTATTACTCTAGTTTCAAATGATACTCCAAAATCGGCATCAGAAACCTCAATTATATCGCCAATATTTAGCTGTATTAAATTCTTTCTCAAGAATGGATAATCTGGAACTATATTGTAAATGACATTTGGCAAGCTATTTTCGCTTAAGTATTCATTTGCCTTGGTTAATAATTCCTGTTCTGCATTATCAATATATGATTGTGGCATTTCGATATCATGCAACACATACTTATCGTCTACTTGTGGTTTTAAATCATCATTTGGCAATACTAATCCATTTGTATCTTCATATTGAATTATTACAAATTCTTTAGATGAGTTTGTGAATTGAGTTATCTCAAATTCATATCCTGCTAATAATCCAGTATTAAAAGTCAGTTTTGCAGTAACACCATCTATGAGTTGATTGTTTACATCAAAATCAATAGTATTATCATTAAACTTGAAAATATCATCACCTAAAGCGGTTACAGTACCTTCTCTATGTGGATAAACATCTTCAAAGTTTACAACGCCCTCTATCATTCCAAAAAGGCTAGTATTTTGCTCAATGTAACCATCCGAATTTGGTAATTTTAATCGCTTACTACCATACTCGTTGGTAACATTTCTAGTGCCACCAAATGCGTAAAGACGAGTTACAAGGTTTTGATCTGTTAATTTTTGGCGTTCAATATTTCGAAGTCCATTTTTAAACTCAAATGAAAGCCCTAAATCACTACCTATTTTATCTGCAAAATGTATCGTTTTGCCATCATCAGAAAAGTAGAATTCCTTATTAAATTCTTTACTTATATTTTGAAGGACATTAAGACAATTATTATTTGTAAAGTTTAGATTTTTAGCATCTGTAGATGGCATTGTAGCAAGTTGATAATACCCATCTCCTGCAAGTCTATTAAGATTAACAATAATTAAATTGGTAAACTTTTGTAAATCGCCAACCAAATAAAATTCTCCTTGACCATCCAATAAATACATTGAGTTAATCAATCGATACTGGTCGCTTTCAAAATCAATACTATATTGAAATTGATTTGATTGTACTTTTTTTTCAGATGGTTGTTTGAAAATAGTATAGCGCTTATTACGCCAATTGACATAATCCCCAATTTTAAAGTTGAAAAAAATATCCATTGTAAAATTACATTGGATAAAGTCTTCGCCTTGTAAAGTCTGTTTTAATTGAG from Formosa sp. Hel1_33_131 includes these protein-coding regions:
- a CDS encoding phage tail protein → MKVYRGTSEIIDVVIDNKTQLKQTLQGEDFIQCNFTMDIFFNFKIGDYVNWRNKRYTIFKQPSEKKVQSNQFQYSIDFESDQYRLINSMYLLDGQGEFYLVGDLQKFTNLIIVNLNRLAGDGYYQLATMPSTDAKNLNFTNNNCLNVLQNISKEFNKEFYFSDDGKTIHFADKIGSDLGLSFEFKNGLRNIERQKLTDQNLVTRLYAFGGTRNVTNEYGSKRLKLPNSDGYIEQNTSLFGMIEGVVNFEDVYPHREGTVTALGDDIFKFNDNTIDFDVNNQLIDGVTAKLTFNTGLLAGYEFEITQFTNSSKEFVIIQYEDTNGLVLPNDDLKPQVDDKYVLHDIEMPQSYIDNAEQELLTKANEYLSENSLPNVIYNIVPDYPFLRKNLIQLNIGDIIEVSDADFGVSFETRVISFTQSIANPYLYSMKVGDKVSVGYITRVLSNQLELQNSIAIERFDRTVQYNQIRRNLRNIDELRDSLFDPDGYFDTDNIRPLSIETSMLTVGSKGQQFIIRNLLIEANYESNPNKVRCGNGTLVHFTINDDSVKEWNLTGNIVVLDTPETHYYIYAKCVKDGNNGLFEISTTQYNTEESDYYYFLIGVVHSVVDDVRGISLTYGQTTINGKFITTGRVQSIDGLNYFDLDSNQLKIGNSQVGMDWNVTNPDKLTIRGGLVQSPAGDVFPIAVYRGEYDPAEYYYLGDQVSYNGSTYIFSSETPQVGKAPTNTDYWDVSAEAGASGDSIAIQYSIDGTNWHNPPFQATDIYMRQRVGSGSWSAAIQIVGEDGSDGSAGTTGNYIDYVFRRYPVNFVEDGFIAVSFINNIYTLTGNNPVGWFDAPSEGTDPLWMSKALKDADGNLLESWSTPVRISGNNGDNGEDGQDGQDGANGQDGNDGPGIVYRGVFNQSTLYYNNDIRRDVVKYNDVYYLYNGTNGVALAWSDANWETFGAQFESVATNLLLAENANIADWIIKDGKITSQNEYNGTPRAQFDGANGKLTLVSPMTTYTNSGGTRTYEHTLKLDSTQGRLEARHTGDSYQNSGVSYVDSEGVFANFAGTQALPASSGVEIKGAVVGLGFGKLNRSAYGGNNAIAGVVGRASNSASDPAPAYGGLFFGLKTYGLFLNVKTVTGSSHTISGTEDYISCYYNGTTNVYLPTSSRHIGRMIYVKRINGGVTVHANGVNILTHTQVSSVGIADGDCWFFVYDGSYWCGQKLVR
- a CDS encoding thioredoxin family protein — protein: MKELKQSDYPKLLKNKVCAILFTNPTPCSRCDEVKALMPKVEQKLPNIPIVYFSAAADVYPVNELSKELSFKTVPTFVIFKDGKPVSVIKSVQTPKTYIQALQNQF